Proteins encoded by one window of Bubalus bubalis isolate 160015118507 breed Murrah chromosome 4, NDDB_SH_1, whole genome shotgun sequence:
- the LOC102402413 gene encoding nascent polypeptide-associated complex subunit alpha-like, whose product MKLKDAPPPPGFVLQQAWVTLSLVRSLFAAILVPRSPHKMPGEATDTVLATEQELPQPQAETGSGTESDSDESVPELEEQDSTQATTQQAQLAAAAEIDEEPVSKAKQSRSEKKARKAMSKLGLRQVTGVTRVTIRKSKNILFVITKPDVYKSPASDTYIVFGEAKIEDLSQQAQLAAAEKLKVQGEAVSNIQENTQTPTVQEESEEEEVDGTGVEVKDIESVMSQANVSRAKAVRALKNNSNDIVNAIMELTM is encoded by the coding sequence atgaaattaaaagatgctccccCTCCGCCAGGCTTCGTTCTGCAACAGGCGTGGGTCACGCTCTCGCTCGTTCGCTCTCTTTTTGCCGCCATCTTGGTTCCGCGTTCCCCGCACAAAATGCCCGGTGAAGCCACAGACACCGTCCTTGCTACAGAGCAGGAGTTGCCACAGCCCCAGGCTGAGACAGGGTCTGGAACAGAATCTGATAGTGATGAATCAGTCCCAGAGCTTGAGGAACAGGATTCTACACAGGCAACCACACAACAAGCTCAGctggcagcagcagctgaaatCGATGAAGAACCAGTCAGTAAAGCAAAACAGAGCCGGAGTGAAAAGAAGGCACGGAAGGCTATGTCCAAACTGGGTCTTCGACAGGTTACAGGGGTTACTAGAGTCACTATCCGGAAATCTAAGAATATCCTTTTTGTCATCACAAAACCAGATGTGTACAAGAGCCCAGCTTCAGATACCTACATTGTTTTTGGGGAAGCCAAGATTGAGGATTTATCTCAGCAAGCACAGTTAGCAGCTGCTGAGAAATTAAAAGTTCAAGGTGAAGCTGTCTCAAACATCCAAGAAAACACACAGACTCCAACTgtacaagaggagagtgaagaggaagaggTTGACGGAACAGGTGTGGAAGTTAAGGACATAGAATCGGTCATGTCACAAGCAAATGTGTCGAGAGCAAAGGCAGTCAGAGCCCTGAAGAACAACAGTAATGATATTGTAAATGCTATTATGGAATTAACAATGTAA